A single window of Candidatus Hydrogenedentota bacterium DNA harbors:
- a CDS encoding substrate-binding domain-containing protein has protein sequence MRSAGHAARLLNEHRALLILAALFALLSAAAPNFLSVDNVTAILKGASLNAVVAVGFTLVLILGQLDLSIGAVVMLCGMLTVGLQPSLGWPGCFAVALAAGGLVGLVNGWLVVRARINSFIVTLGTMTIVTGLMHLYSGGGSKSIDDFRLADWLARPLLPFMPPSVLLTLLLVAGFSVFLNRTRTGRNFFLVGANPEAAWLAGLNRDRYLMAGFVLCGLTAAAGGALFAAGLSAMTSAAVLGARTLMTVLAAVIIGGTLMSGGAGGVFKSYFAVLLLTVLFNGIGCFGLGFEVQIFVNGLILAVVVLGEAYALHRHALLRGRRPDLMRGVAEGNVFREAPPEGPEAGVSGMNDKNRLAIVCMTLAALVAMTAVTAMYFRHAALQAQLIAAGGYAAAPQPSDVYALRGTDNQPYLFPPEGGAVDIPERPANPAALPETDRGHWWDIEYAGWRVDKEPMPPSPGDGPSGKRVILLKAGDHPYWTAYVRGFTNIARFHRMRVKVFNGNWNMDLQAQQADQAINERPDMIILAPVDATGCTPLLRRIHRAGIPCVTSNTIPCDEAMKYCLAWTGPDDWGQFRMLARVFADALGKEGGYAVIRHMPGSSPFFSRTFAPVTELGEYAPGMKLLAMDTTNLEAELSMQLVGAWLAKFGPELKGIVLAGDDFPLTGTLEALKKAGRDDVVLVAAGNSKTGMDSVRDGKVLAISYQSAEGDGALAVHSAARWFDGETLDPVVYLPKHIITRADVENFMPAQW, from the coding sequence ATGCGTAGCGCCGGACATGCCGCCCGCCTGCTCAACGAACACCGCGCCCTGCTGATCCTCGCCGCGCTCTTCGCGCTCCTTTCGGCCGCGGCCCCCAACTTCCTCTCCGTGGACAATGTCACCGCCATCCTCAAGGGCGCCTCCCTGAACGCCGTCGTGGCTGTCGGGTTCACCCTGGTGCTCATACTCGGCCAGTTGGACCTGTCCATCGGCGCCGTTGTGATGCTCTGCGGCATGCTCACCGTCGGCCTCCAGCCCAGTCTCGGCTGGCCCGGCTGCTTCGCCGTCGCACTCGCGGCGGGGGGGCTGGTCGGCCTGGTCAACGGCTGGCTGGTGGTCCGGGCGCGGATCAATTCGTTCATCGTCACCCTGGGCACCATGACCATCGTCACGGGCCTGATGCACCTCTACAGCGGCGGCGGCTCGAAGTCCATTGACGACTTCCGACTCGCCGACTGGCTGGCACGGCCCCTCCTCCCCTTCATGCCCCCGTCGGTCCTCCTCACGCTGCTGCTGGTGGCGGGCTTCTCCGTCTTCCTGAACCGCACCCGGACCGGGCGGAACTTTTTCCTCGTCGGGGCCAACCCCGAGGCGGCGTGGCTCGCCGGGCTGAACCGGGACCGCTATCTCATGGCGGGCTTCGTCCTCTGCGGCCTCACGGCGGCGGCGGGCGGCGCCCTCTTCGCGGCGGGCCTCAGCGCTATGACCTCCGCCGCCGTGCTCGGCGCGCGCACCCTCATGACCGTGCTCGCCGCCGTCATCATCGGCGGCACCCTCATGAGCGGCGGCGCGGGCGGCGTCTTCAAAAGTTACTTCGCCGTGCTTCTGCTCACGGTGCTCTTCAACGGCATTGGCTGTTTCGGGCTGGGCTTCGAGGTGCAGATTTTCGTGAACGGACTCATCCTCGCCGTGGTCGTCCTCGGCGAGGCCTATGCCCTCCACCGGCACGCCCTCCTGCGCGGGCGGCGGCCCGACTTGATGCGCGGGGTCGCGGAGGGTAATGTGTTCCGAGAAGCGCCGCCGGAGGGTCCGGAGGCGGGAGTGTCCGGCATGAACGACAAAAACCGGCTGGCCATCGTGTGCATGACCCTGGCCGCACTCGTGGCCATGACCGCCGTCACGGCCATGTACTTCCGGCACGCGGCGCTCCAGGCCCAGCTCATCGCGGCGGGCGGTTATGCCGCCGCGCCGCAGCCCTCCGATGTCTACGCCCTGCGCGGCACGGACAACCAGCCCTACCTCTTTCCGCCCGAGGGCGGCGCCGTGGACATCCCCGAACGCCCCGCCAACCCCGCCGCGCTCCCGGAGACGGACCGCGGGCACTGGTGGGACATCGAGTACGCCGGGTGGCGCGTGGACAAGGAGCCCATGCCCCCCTCGCCGGGGGACGGGCCCTCCGGCAAGCGCGTCATCCTGCTGAAGGCGGGCGACCACCCCTACTGGACCGCCTATGTGCGCGGATTCACCAATATCGCCCGCTTCCACAGGATGCGCGTGAAGGTCTTCAACGGCAACTGGAACATGGACCTCCAGGCACAGCAGGCGGACCAGGCCATCAACGAGCGGCCCGACATGATCATCCTCGCGCCCGTGGACGCCACGGGCTGCACCCCCCTCCTCCGCCGCATCCACCGCGCGGGCATCCCCTGCGTCACCTCGAACACCATCCCCTGCGACGAGGCCATGAAGTACTGCCTCGCCTGGACCGGGCCGGACGACTGGGGACAGTTCCGCATGCTTGCCCGCGTCTTCGCAGACGCCCTCGGGAAGGAGGGCGGCTACGCCGTCATCCGCCACATGCCGGGCAGCTCCCCCTTCTTCTCGCGCACCTTCGCGCCCGTCACCGAACTGGGCGAGTACGCCCCCGGCATGAAACTCCTCGCCATGGACACGACCAACCTCGAGGCCGAACTCTCCATGCAACTGGTGGGCGCGTGGCTCGCCAAATTCGGCCCGGAACTGAAGGGCATCGTCCTCGCCGGGGACGACTTCCCCCTGACCGGAACCCTCGAGGCGCTCAAGAAGGCCGGAAGGGACGATGTCGTCCTGGTCGCGGCGGGGAACAGCAAGACCGGCATGGACTCCGTGCGCGACGGAAAGGTGCTGGCCATTTCCTACCAGTCCGCCGAGGGCGACGGCGCCCTCGCGGTCCACTCCGCCGCCCGCTGGTTCGACGGGGAAACCCTCGACCCCGTGGTCTACCTGCCCAAGCACATCATCACCCGCGCGGACGTGGAAAACTTCATGCCCGCCCAGTGGTAA
- a CDS encoding ABC transporter permease yields MPKPEQWHGRPAHEQPRQSWHGRPAHELLSSALETLGIYAVAGLLLLAGVFVSPDFPTPENLMNVLGAVALLGITASGMAFVTYSGSMADLSVPSIMAFSGIITVAALPLGLTAALALGMLAGLAVGAMNGFVVGRLNANPILWTLSVAFFMEGFMRFVWSNNQLYPDTEPGTPGGAFINLFRLGLGPVPLVVAVMFLLFLAGHLLMTRTRFGRESRLVGSSRAAALTAGVRVPRVVFLNFLVAAFTASVAGVFLASMNKLGVFYLGQGYDFKAVTAVVIGGVMLSGGRGRLFGVLGGVLVIGLLSNIMQFLGVTTFRQNIVTGVVFIAVVGFQQRRLRLKGRDYA; encoded by the coding sequence ATGCCGAAGCCTGAACAGTGGCATGGGCGTCCCGCCCATGAACAGCCCAGGCAATCGTGGCATGGGCGTCCCGCCCATGAACTTCTCTCCTCCGCCCTGGAAACCCTCGGCATTTACGCCGTGGCCGGGTTGCTGCTGCTGGCGGGCGTCTTTGTCTCGCCCGATTTCCCCACCCCGGAAAATCTGATGAACGTCCTCGGCGCCGTGGCGCTCCTGGGCATCACCGCCTCGGGCATGGCCTTCGTCACCTACTCCGGGAGCATGGCGGACCTCTCCGTGCCGTCCATCATGGCCTTCTCGGGCATCATCACCGTGGCGGCCCTGCCCCTGGGACTGACCGCCGCGCTCGCCCTCGGGATGCTGGCCGGACTCGCCGTCGGCGCCATGAACGGCTTCGTGGTGGGGCGTCTGAACGCCAACCCCATCCTCTGGACCCTGTCCGTCGCCTTCTTCATGGAGGGCTTCATGCGCTTCGTCTGGAGCAACAACCAGCTCTACCCCGACACCGAGCCCGGCACGCCCGGCGGCGCCTTCATCAACCTCTTCCGCCTGGGCCTCGGCCCCGTGCCGCTCGTGGTCGCCGTGATGTTCCTCCTCTTCCTCGCCGGGCACCTGCTCATGACCCGCACCCGCTTCGGAAGGGAAAGTCGCCTCGTCGGCTCCTCCCGCGCCGCCGCCCTCACCGCCGGGGTCCGCGTCCCGCGCGTGGTCTTCCTGAATTTCCTCGTGGCCGCGTTCACCGCCTCCGTCGCGGGCGTCTTCCTCGCCTCCATGAACAAGCTCGGCGTCTTCTACCTGGGCCAGGGCTACGACTTCAAGGCCGTGACGGCCGTGGTCATCGGCGGCGTCATGCTCAGCGGCGGCCGGGGCCGCCTCTTCGGCGTGCTGGGCGGGGTCCTCGTCATCGGGCTGCTCTCCAACATCATGCAGTTCCTGGGTGTCACCACCTTCCGGCAGAACATCGTCACGGGCGTGGTCTTCATCGCCGTCGTGGGCTTCCAGCAGCGGCGGCTCCGCCTGAAAGGCAGGGACTATGCGTAG
- a CDS encoding sugar ABC transporter ATP-binding protein: MEGVSKRFPGTLAVDNVDFSVFPGEIHALMGENGAGKSTLMKILTGAFDDYTGEIRIGGRAARLHSPAAAMAQGVGMVHQELSLARPLSIAENLFAGRLPANRFDFVDRRALLRGARQCLELVGLGVDPLRAVGDLSPHEAQLVEIARVLGGHPCILILDEPTSSLSREEVLRLFNILRDLRNGGLAIVYISHHLPEVFEIADRVTVMRDGRRIATDDIHSVTPQSLVRMMVGRSMGEFYRPREAAPGPPLLRVDRLTRLGFFHDVSLTARAGEILGVAGLAGAGRTELARSLCGLDPVDFGAVYVDGAPLAPGDYPRAVKQGVVYLSEDRKGDGLFLRLSVGLNLAAGRRDRAAGAPLVQRWLAELDIAAASPDSDTGTLSGGNQQKVLLGRCLEAGPRVLLLDEPTRGVDVGAKRKIHDAVLSLAERGAAVLLVSSDLPELAGLSDRVVVLRNGRLIGELQKAELSEESLLLAANGHLGACHAEA, encoded by the coding sequence ATGGAGGGCGTCTCCAAGCGCTTTCCGGGCACGCTGGCCGTGGACAACGTGGACTTCTCGGTGTTTCCAGGGGAAATCCACGCGCTCATGGGCGAGAACGGCGCGGGCAAGTCCACCCTGATGAAAATCCTCACCGGCGCCTTCGACGACTACACGGGCGAAATCCGCATCGGCGGGCGCGCCGCGCGCCTCCATTCCCCCGCCGCCGCCATGGCCCAGGGCGTGGGGATGGTCCACCAGGAACTGAGCCTCGCCCGGCCCCTCAGCATCGCGGAAAACCTCTTCGCGGGCCGCCTGCCCGCGAACCGTTTCGACTTTGTGGACCGCCGCGCGCTGCTGCGCGGGGCGCGCCAGTGCCTGGAACTGGTCGGCCTCGGCGTGGACCCCCTCCGGGCCGTCGGCGACCTCAGCCCGCACGAGGCGCAACTGGTCGAGATTGCCCGGGTGCTCGGCGGCCACCCCTGCATCCTCATCCTCGACGAGCCCACCTCCTCCCTCTCGCGTGAGGAGGTCCTGCGGCTCTTCAACATCCTCCGCGACCTGCGCAACGGCGGCCTGGCCATCGTCTACATCTCGCACCACCTCCCCGAGGTCTTTGAAATCGCCGACCGCGTCACCGTGATGCGCGACGGCCGAAGAATCGCCACGGACGACATCCACAGCGTCACGCCCCAGTCCCTGGTGCGGATGATGGTGGGCCGGAGCATGGGCGAGTTCTACCGCCCCCGCGAGGCGGCCCCCGGCCCGCCCCTCCTGCGCGTGGACCGCCTCACGCGACTGGGCTTCTTCCACGACGTGTCCCTCACGGCCCGCGCCGGGGAAATCCTCGGCGTCGCCGGACTGGCGGGCGCGGGGCGCACGGAGCTGGCCCGCTCCCTCTGCGGGCTCGACCCGGTGGATTTCGGCGCAGTCTACGTGGACGGGGCGCCCCTCGCGCCGGGCGACTATCCGCGGGCCGTGAAACAGGGCGTGGTCTACCTTTCCGAGGACCGAAAGGGCGACGGGCTCTTCCTGCGCCTCTCCGTGGGGCTGAACCTCGCGGCGGGCAGACGGGACCGCGCGGCCGGCGCCCCCCTTGTGCAACGCTGGCTGGCGGAGCTGGACATCGCCGCCGCCTCGCCCGACTCCGACACGGGCACCCTCTCCGGCGGCAACCAGCAAAAGGTGCTGCTGGGCCGCTGCCTGGAGGCCGGGCCGCGCGTCCTCCTCCTGGACGAGCCGACGCGCGGCGTGGACGTGGGCGCGAAACGGAAAATCCATGACGCGGTCTTGTCCCTGGCGGAACGGGGCGCCGCGGTGCTGCTGGTCAGTTCCGACCTGCCCGAACTGGCCGGCCTTTCCGACCGCGTCGTGGTCCTGCGCAACGGGCGGCTCATCGGCGAACTGCAAAAGGCGGAACTCTCCGAGGAGTCCCTCCTTCTCGCGGCGAACGGGCATCTGGGGGCCTGCCATGCCGAAGCCTGA